From Lawsonia intracellularis PHE/MN1-00, the proteins below share one genomic window:
- the prfA gene encoding peptide chain release factor 1 — protein MFAKLENLEQKFIEIECSLAQPNIFNDQEQYRKLTKTHSDLKPIVTTFQQFKKLQQQLSENKELISDIDPDIQEMALEEIKKLELELTHLEYELKILLLPKDPLDEKNILLEIRAGTGGEEAALFAADLFRMYCRYAEKMHWKVEIMSQSDSDTGGFKEIIALIQGDNVYSRLKFESGTHRVQRVPTTESQGRIHTSAATVAVLPEAEDVDIEIRPEELRFDVFRSSGPGGQSVNTTDSAVRVTHIPTGIVVTCQDEKSQHKNKAKALKVLSSRLLQIKQEQQEIEQADARRALVGSGDRSERIRTYNFPQGRVTDHRINLTLYSLIKVMEGEIQEFIDALSTHAQTEALKMQATQIAS, from the coding sequence ATGTTTGCCAAACTTGAAAATCTAGAACAAAAATTTATAGAAATTGAATGTAGTCTTGCTCAACCTAATATTTTTAATGATCAAGAACAATATCGAAAACTAACAAAAACACATTCTGACTTAAAACCTATAGTCACTACTTTTCAACAGTTTAAAAAACTCCAACAACAGCTTAGTGAAAACAAAGAACTTATTAGTGATATTGATCCTGATATTCAAGAAATGGCACTTGAAGAAATAAAAAAACTTGAATTAGAGTTAACTCATCTTGAATATGAGCTAAAAATATTACTATTACCTAAAGATCCACTAGATGAAAAAAACATTCTTCTGGAAATTCGTGCTGGTACAGGAGGTGAAGAAGCAGCACTATTTGCAGCTGACCTTTTTCGAATGTATTGCCGCTATGCTGAAAAAATGCATTGGAAAGTAGAAATTATGAGTCAAAGTGATTCTGATACTGGTGGATTTAAAGAAATTATTGCACTTATTCAAGGAGACAACGTATATAGTCGTCTAAAATTTGAATCTGGAACACATCGTGTCCAGCGAGTACCTACAACAGAGTCTCAGGGACGTATCCATACTTCTGCAGCAACTGTTGCTGTATTACCAGAAGCAGAAGATGTAGATATTGAAATTCGTCCTGAAGAGTTACGATTTGATGTTTTTCGCTCATCAGGCCCTGGAGGCCAAAGTGTTAATACTACAGACTCTGCAGTACGTGTTACCCATATACCAACAGGTATTGTAGTCACCTGCCAAGATGAAAAATCTCAACATAAAAATAAAGCAAAAGCACTAAAGGTTCTCTCTTCCCGGTTGTTACAAATAAAACAGGAACAACAAGAAATTGAACAAGCTGATGCTAGACGTGCTCTTGTAGGATCTGGTGATCGTTCAGAACGAATCCGTACATATAATTTCCCTCAAGGACGAGTTACTGATCATCGTATTAATCTAACACTTTATAGCCTTATAAAGGTTATGGAAGGTGAAATTCAAGAATTTATAGATGCTCTTAGTACTCATGCACAAACAGAAGCATTAAAAATGCAAGCAACTCAAATAGCTAGTTAA
- a CDS encoding TlyA family RNA methyltransferase, with product MAKHKVRADELVFLQGLAESREQAKRLIMAGKVTLTNNSTTIPLRLEKPGHKYPLESICSLIGVERFVSRGAYKLLTALDFFKIDVKSCICLDAGASTGGFTDCLLQHGASKVYAIDVGKGQLHEKLYTNEQVINIEGVNLRTASKDLIPEEVDILTIDVSFISLTLILPSCIRWLKASGIIIALIKPQFELYPDKIKKGVVKETSLQYEAVEKIIHFCQSELGLIFIGVVPSVIKGPKGNQEYLIYLKKR from the coding sequence ATGGCCAAACATAAAGTACGTGCTGATGAACTTGTTTTTTTACAAGGGTTAGCAGAAAGTCGTGAACAAGCTAAACGACTTATTATGGCAGGTAAGGTTACATTAACTAATAATTCTACAACTATACCATTACGTTTGGAAAAACCAGGACATAAATATCCATTAGAAAGTATCTGCAGTTTAATAGGGGTAGAACGTTTTGTGAGTAGAGGAGCATATAAGCTATTAACTGCTCTAGATTTTTTTAAAATTGATGTAAAAAGTTGTATTTGTCTTGATGCAGGCGCATCTACTGGTGGGTTTACAGATTGTCTTTTACAACATGGAGCATCTAAAGTATATGCGATTGATGTAGGCAAAGGTCAATTACATGAGAAACTGTATACTAATGAACAAGTTATAAATATTGAGGGAGTGAATTTACGTACAGCATCTAAAGATCTTATTCCTGAAGAAGTAGATATTTTAACTATTGATGTTTCTTTTATATCGCTTACTTTGATTTTACCGTCATGTATACGTTGGCTAAAGGCTTCCGGAATTATTATTGCCTTAATAAAGCCTCAATTTGAATTATATCCAGATAAAATAAAAAAAGGTGTAGTAAAAGAAACTAGCTTGCAATATGAAGCAGTAGAAAAAATTATTCATTTTTGTCAATCAGAACTTGGACTTATATTTATTGGTGTTGTTCCGTCGGTAATAAAAGGTCCAAAAGGAAATCAAGAATATCTTATTTACTTGAAAAAACGTTAA
- the rpmE gene encoding 50S ribosomal protein L31, producing MKKDIHPQVYKATITCACGFSIEALSTKGENVQVEICSSCHPFFTGKQRFIDTAGRIDRFRKKYAQHNKQNN from the coding sequence ATGAAAAAAGATATTCATCCTCAAGTTTATAAAGCAACTATTACTTGTGCTTGTGGCTTTAGTATAGAAGCCCTTTCTACCAAAGGTGAAAATGTGCAGGTTGAAATTTGTTCCTCTTGCCATCCTTTTTTTACAGGAAAACAACGTTTTATTGATACAGCTGGTAGAATTGATCGCTTCCGTAAAAAATATGCTCAACACAATAAACAAAACAATTAA
- the sodC gene encoding superoxide dismutase family protein, which yields MKIKLFFVTSIVTISLLTSITSVVLACSVTSEVHMIDDNGIKQSIGTVTFTDTDKGLQIKTDLKGLPAGEHGFHIHEGGSCGPAEHDGHLTAGLQAHGHYDPDKTGKHEGPLGNGHKGDLPRLVVKADGIAKETLLAPRLTVKEIKGRTVMIHAGGDNYSDKPLPLGGGGARIACGVIPN from the coding sequence ATGAAAATAAAACTATTTTTTGTTACTTCAATAGTAACTATTTCTCTCTTAACTAGTATTACTAGTGTAGTATTAGCATGTTCTGTTACTTCAGAAGTCCATATGATTGATGACAATGGAATAAAACAGAGTATAGGCACAGTAACTTTTACTGATACAGATAAAGGTCTACAAATAAAAACTGATCTTAAAGGCCTTCCTGCAGGAGAACATGGTTTTCATATCCATGAAGGAGGATCATGTGGACCTGCTGAGCATGATGGACATCTAACAGCTGGACTCCAAGCTCATGGTCATTATGATCCTGACAAAACAGGAAAACATGAAGGACCTCTTGGTAATGGACACAAGGGAGACTTACCTAGACTTGTAGTTAAAGCTGATGGAATAGCAAAAGAAACACTCTTAGCTCCAAGATTAACAGTTAAAGAAATTAAGGGTCGTACAGTTATGATCCATGCTGGTGGTGATAACTATTCAGATAAACCTCTTCCTCTTGGCGGTGGTGGTGCTCGTATAGCTTGTGGTGTTATACCAAACTAG
- the dnaA gene encoding chromosomal replication initiator protein DnaA has product MSYMNTTWEKVCDSLQKRLSPGTFKVWIAPLVASEHDGQLFLYAPSLFVMNWIQERLFVDITEAVSEVSGGTMKVQIEVKSSVPDKPQVSLTDYNNKQHIPYNGFPNTKVSISRSHISSQTEQLPLPVSLVKAPFSSRSWRYSFDSFVVGPCNNLAHAAAQNMIKDTASVDTLFLSSGPGLGKTHLTQAVGQALCNISNRANPKVEYLTAEEFCSCFVQSLRTKNVDSFKGRFRDTDLFLLEDIHFLQGKEKMQDELLATIRSLQGRGSRVVLTSSFAPKELKNVDNRLVSRFCSGFLAGIEKPNAETRRRILIEKAKVHAVVLSEAVADFLAMKLVGDIRQLESSISNLVLKAKLLDCMISMDMAKDVIAQYTQDDPFMNIDSIIHAVSGSFGLQAEKLYSRSRKQDFVVARNTIFYLARKHTDMSLQEIGDRFHRRHSTVLKGIASIEREIQRKSPTGRQIANTLNLLERTNIHLN; this is encoded by the coding sequence ATGTCATATATGAATACAACATGGGAAAAAGTCTGTGATAGCCTTCAAAAAAGGCTTAGTCCAGGAACGTTTAAAGTTTGGATTGCTCCATTAGTAGCTTCTGAACACGATGGACAATTATTTCTTTATGCTCCTAGTCTATTTGTTATGAATTGGATTCAGGAGCGTCTTTTTGTAGATATTACTGAAGCTGTGAGTGAAGTTTCAGGAGGGACTATGAAAGTTCAGATTGAAGTAAAATCTAGTGTCCCAGACAAACCACAAGTTTCTTTAACTGATTATAATAATAAACAACATATACCATATAATGGTTTTCCTAATACTAAAGTTTCTATTTCAAGAAGTCATATATCCTCTCAAACAGAACAGTTACCTTTACCTGTTTCATTAGTTAAAGCTCCATTTTCTAGTCGTTCATGGCGTTATAGTTTTGATTCATTTGTTGTTGGTCCTTGTAATAACTTAGCCCATGCTGCTGCACAAAATATGATTAAAGATACAGCCTCAGTAGATACGTTATTTTTAAGTTCTGGTCCAGGTCTTGGAAAAACACATCTTACACAGGCTGTAGGGCAAGCACTTTGTAACATATCTAACAGAGCAAATCCAAAAGTCGAGTATCTAACTGCGGAGGAGTTTTGTTCTTGTTTTGTGCAGTCATTACGAACAAAAAATGTCGATTCTTTTAAAGGAAGGTTTAGAGATACAGATCTTTTCCTTTTGGAAGATATACATTTTTTACAAGGTAAAGAGAAGATGCAGGATGAATTGTTAGCAACTATTCGATCATTACAAGGACGAGGAAGTCGTGTTGTTTTAACAAGCTCATTTGCTCCTAAGGAGTTAAAAAATGTCGATAATCGCCTGGTATCACGATTTTGCTCTGGGTTTTTAGCTGGAATTGAAAAACCCAATGCTGAAACACGTCGGCGTATTTTAATAGAAAAAGCAAAAGTACATGCTGTCGTGTTATCAGAGGCTGTAGCTGATTTTTTAGCTATGAAGCTTGTAGGAGATATTCGTCAGCTTGAAAGTTCTATTTCTAACCTTGTACTTAAAGCAAAGCTTTTGGATTGTATGATCTCTATGGATATGGCTAAAGATGTTATAGCTCAATATACACAAGATGATCCATTTATGAATATAGACTCTATTATCCATGCAGTATCAGGAAGCTTTGGATTACAAGCTGAGAAGCTTTATTCACGTAGTCGTAAACAAGATTTTGTTGTTGCTCGAAATACAATTTTTTATCTTGCTAGAAAACATACAGATATGTCTCTTCAGGAGATTGGTGATCGTTTTCATAGAAGACATTCAACTGTTTTAAAAGGAATTGCTTCTATTGAAAGGGAAATTCAAAGAAAGTCACCTACTGGCCGTCAGATTGCTAATACACTTAATTTACTTGAACGTACTAACATTCATTTAAATTGA
- a CDS encoding NTP/NDP exchange transporter: MSDKGKTGGSMPEEDFTGWRAILWPVYNFELKKFLPMGLMMLCILFIYRLVRDIKDTLMVSQATGGGAETLGFLKLWGVTPSAILFMIIFVKLANKLSKANLFYTIVSFFLGFFVLFGLVIYPLTEYFHMSYETISHLQTTMPRLYWVWPIIGNWSYAIFYILSELWGSVVLSALFWQFANEITKISEAKRFYSLFGFVGNFGLLASGSIIIICANIAKNSAVDGTIDVFGESLKYQMLAVLFFGLLLLYLYRWMNKNVLTDPKLYTPGAGSKKKSKPKLGLIESTKCILTSRYLLMISALVIGYGISINLVEGVWKGQIKLLYPDPNDFNVLMGKLALTTGFVTIIIMLIGANILRRFSWRTAALITPIFLMATSVIFFGVIIYENKMGLDATLWGFGVLLLAVVVGLMQNAFSKGVKYSLFDATKQMAYIPLDPELKVKGQAAVEILAGRLGKSGGAAIQSIMLLIIGGNVTLASQVEFLGSAVLVVVAFWIISVFGLSKQFETLQSEQQAEEANSKENKEVKDGELCTN, translated from the coding sequence ATGAGTGATAAAGGCAAGACAGGTGGATCTATGCCGGAAGAAGATTTTACAGGCTGGCGTGCTATCCTTTGGCCAGTATATAATTTTGAGTTAAAAAAGTTTTTGCCAATGGGTTTAATGATGTTATGTATCTTATTTATCTACAGGTTAGTCCGTGATATAAAAGATACATTAATGGTTAGTCAGGCAACAGGCGGTGGTGCTGAAACTTTAGGTTTTCTTAAACTTTGGGGTGTAACTCCTTCAGCTATTTTATTTATGATAATCTTTGTTAAGCTTGCTAATAAATTAAGTAAAGCAAACTTATTTTATACAATAGTAAGCTTTTTCCTTGGATTTTTTGTTCTATTTGGCTTGGTAATTTATCCACTGACAGAATACTTTCATATGAGTTATGAAACTATTTCTCACCTTCAGACTACAATGCCAAGATTATATTGGGTATGGCCAATTATAGGTAATTGGAGCTATGCAATTTTTTATATTCTTTCAGAACTTTGGGGTAGTGTAGTATTATCAGCTCTATTTTGGCAATTTGCAAATGAAATTACAAAAATTAGTGAAGCAAAAAGATTTTATAGTCTTTTTGGTTTTGTTGGGAACTTTGGACTATTAGCTTCTGGTTCTATAATTATTATTTGTGCTAATATAGCAAAAAATAGTGCTGTAGACGGAACAATAGATGTATTTGGAGAAAGTTTAAAGTATCAAATGTTAGCTGTTCTGTTTTTTGGTCTTCTATTACTTTATTTGTATAGATGGATGAACAAAAATGTTTTAACAGATCCAAAGCTTTATACACCTGGAGCTGGTTCAAAGAAAAAATCTAAACCAAAACTAGGGTTAATTGAAAGTACAAAATGTATTTTAACTTCAAGATATCTTTTAATGATATCGGCACTAGTCATTGGTTATGGAATTTCTATTAATCTTGTTGAAGGAGTCTGGAAGGGACAAATAAAACTACTGTATCCTGACCCAAATGATTTTAATGTCTTAATGGGTAAACTGGCTCTAACAACAGGTTTTGTTACAATTATTATCATGTTAATTGGAGCTAATATTTTAAGACGTTTTTCATGGAGAACAGCAGCTCTCATTACTCCAATATTTTTAATGGCAACAAGTGTTATTTTCTTTGGCGTCATTATTTATGAGAATAAGATGGGTCTTGATGCTACCTTATGGGGATTTGGTGTTTTGCTACTTGCTGTTGTAGTTGGTTTAATGCAGAATGCTTTTTCGAAAGGTGTAAAGTATTCTCTTTTTGATGCTACAAAACAAATGGCTTATATTCCTCTTGATCCTGAATTAAAAGTTAAAGGTCAGGCAGCTGTTGAAATTCTTGCTGGAAGACTTGGGAAGTCAGGTGGAGCTGCAATTCAATCTATTATGCTTCTAATTATAGGTGGAAATGTAACTTTAGCAAGTCAAGTAGAGTTCTTAGGATCAGCTGTACTAGTAGTAGTTGCTTTTTGGATTATTTCTGTATTTGGTTTAAGCAAACAATTTGAAACATTACAGTCTGAGCAACAAGCTGAAGAGGCTAATAGTAAAGAAAATAAAGAAGTTAAAGATGGTGAGCTCTGCACAAACTAA
- a CDS encoding DNA polymerase III subunit delta', producing the protein MSTAKQKINSDLPTQQQATEAFTLATAQTQHNVRILLNNIASNPPQALIIEGGTLDERFSIALWYAARLNCIYGTPCLTCPTCLQIGAKLFHDLFLLHGAEGSIKIDDIRKLRTVFGEPAHSNGKKVVILAEAQHLRTEAANALLKSLEEPHPQTCCLLLVPQREQLLPTLVSRSWTITLPWTSVMTSSSSELIEEWEEKLTTFLITGKNWFNFTTNKNVVEASLVQHIISLIRKTIVLSLKKQRKNQLVECLSILSPVDFLNLQDILSQSESALHIMVNPTLVLNRLVTHIYLAYHNALQL; encoded by the coding sequence ATGTCCACAGCCAAACAGAAAATAAACTCTGATCTACCAACACAACAACAAGCAACAGAAGCATTTACTTTAGCAACAGCCCAAACTCAGCATAATGTTAGAATATTACTAAATAATATAGCTAGTAATCCTCCACAGGCACTTATTATTGAAGGTGGAACATTAGATGAACGATTTTCTATTGCCCTTTGGTATGCTGCTCGACTAAATTGTATATATGGAACACCTTGTTTAACTTGTCCAACTTGCTTACAAATTGGAGCAAAGCTTTTCCATGATCTTTTCTTATTACATGGAGCAGAAGGAAGTATAAAAATTGATGACATCCGTAAATTACGAACAGTTTTTGGAGAGCCTGCCCATAGTAATGGGAAAAAAGTTGTCATACTTGCTGAAGCTCAACATCTCCGTACTGAGGCTGCTAATGCACTACTTAAATCACTAGAGGAACCACATCCACAAACTTGTTGTTTGCTACTTGTACCACAAAGAGAACAACTTTTACCAACACTTGTTTCTAGATCTTGGACAATAACACTTCCATGGACGTCAGTAATGACTTCATCCTCCTCAGAGCTAATAGAAGAATGGGAAGAAAAACTTACTACTTTTTTAATAACTGGTAAAAATTGGTTTAATTTTACCACAAATAAAAATGTAGTCGAAGCCTCATTAGTACAACATATTATTTCATTAATCAGAAAAACAATTGTTTTATCACTAAAAAAACAAAGAAAAAATCAACTTGTAGAATGTTTATCTATATTATCTCCTGTAGATTTTCTTAATTTACAAGATATACTTTCACAAAGTGAATCAGCTCTACATATTATGGTCAACCCTACACTTGTGTTAAATAGACTGGTTACACATATATACCTTGCATATCATAATGCCTTACAGTTATAA